One genomic segment of Polyodon spathula isolate WHYD16114869_AA chromosome 17, ASM1765450v1, whole genome shotgun sequence includes these proteins:
- the LOC121330354 gene encoding zinc finger CCCH domain-containing protein 14-like isoform X6 — protein sequence MYTDSSTLSLSRKSRLTASGHNERRGDEARALTVSSSRSERHDSRVSTSSSQEHNISSGGRSSSERNVPRLMSTVKPLMELSSAEAVIDIKPELDDDLIDEDLNIVPDAASSSAARKKPLVTVTYSSARPSAELYKPPGSSQHSLMTSDNSSHSSSQMAESSGFDHRPVEILKSTESACGTFNRLAENYVSRSTKPNVDRISREEEVSRKRKVPVISSVVKVGKSGSEGQDIEEVREEEEEEEEEEEEEKSYVSRTGSLSSSVSVPSKPERRPSLPPSKQANRNLILKAISEAQKSVSKTTSYPPVSQRQMVPVAPRTRMTSEETNAVTQHVQEKLHHPDPRLQVEASEETGLQRLPVQSRSLASRLQLDAPEETLSSLQEVGEMGDKKPDDTRSFILKRAVLDEVRTLKSRLGAQHMERVPALPARLVQTSRDAHESQRSSSPKFIVTLDGVPSPPGFISDQEEEETVLKEKVKTTKTSVPHSQLEKKHKLMPQQRLARELPVDYSDDEVEVDHGPVKRQKVLERCKFWPVCKSGDDCSYHHPKTLCKTFPNCKFGEQCLFIHPNCKYDAKCTKQDCPFTHTGRRGPAPPVKAPAPSVSGNVCHFFPECKSMDCQFYHPKPCRFTTQCKRPDCNFYHPTVSLPPRHALKWTRAQNS from the exons ATGTACACAGACTCCAGCACATTGTCACTGTCAAGAAAAAGCAGATTGACAGCTAGTGGGCACAATGAGCGGAGAGGAGACGAGGCTCGTGCACTGACAGTCTCTAGCTCGCGATCAGAAAGACATGACTCCAGGGTTTCTACAAGCTCATCACAGGAGCACAACATTTCCAGTGGAGG AAGATCCTCATCAGAAAGGAATGTTCCTCGGTTAATGTCAACAGTTAAGCCCCTAATGGAGCTTTCGTCTGCAGAGGCTGTTATTGATATTAAACCTGAACTTGATGATGACCTCATTGATGAAGATCTGAACATTGTACCAGATGCTGCATCCTCTTCAGCAGCCAGAAAGAAGCCATTAGTTACTGTAACCTACAGTTCGGCTCGACCTTCAGCAGAGCTTTACAAGCCTCCAGGAAGCAGCCAACATTCGTTAATGACTTCAGATAACAGCTCACACTCTTCTAGCCAAATGGCGGAGAGCAGTGGGTTTGATCACAGGCCTGTTGAGATCCTCAAGTCCACAGAAAGTGCCTGTGGGACGTTCAACAGACTTGCAGAAAACTACGTTAGCAGATCCACCAAGCCAAACGTTGACAGAATTAGTAGAGAA GAAGAAGTATCCAGAAAGCGAAAGGTGCCAGTTATCAGTTCGGTGGTGAAAGTAGGTAAATCTGGGAGTGAAGGCCAGGACATTGAGGAAgtgagagaagaggaggaggaagaggaggaggaggaggaggaggagaagagttACGTTAGCAGGACTGGCAGTCTATCAAGCAGTGTCTCTGTGCCTTCCAAGCCTGAAAGAAG ACCCTCATTGCCACCTTCGAAGCAAGCTAATAGAAATTTGATATTAAAAGCAATTTCTGAAGCTCAGAAATCTGTGTCAAAAACAACCAGTTACCCTCCag TGTCTCAGAGACAGATGGTTCCTGTTGCCCCCAGAACACGCATGACTAGTGAAGAAACCAATGCTGTAACCCAACATGTGCAAGAGAAGCTTCACCATCCAGATCCCAGGCTTCAGGTGGAGGCTTCAGAAGAGACAGGCTTGCAGAGACTGCCAG TTCAGTCAAGATCACTGGCCTCCCGTCTTCAGCTTGATGCACCAGAAGAAACCTTAAGCAGTCTTCAAG AAGTGGGTGAAATGGGAGACAAGAAGCCTGATGACACTCGGTCATTTATCCTAAAGAGAGCAGTGTTGGATGAAGTGAGGACCCTTAAGAGCAGACTCGGAGCACAACACATGGAGAGGGTACCAGCACTGCCGGCACGTTTGGTACAGACAAG TAGAGATGCACATGAGTCTCAGAGGTCTTCCAGTCCTAAATTTATTGTTACTTTGGATGGGGTGCCCAGCCCACCTGGATTCATATCtgatcaagaagaagaagaaactgtTTTGAAGGAAAAGGTGAAAACAACGAAGACCAGTGTTCCACACAGCCAGTTGGAAAAGAAACACAAGCTCATGCCACAGCAGAGACTTGCCAGGGAATTACCAGTCGATTACTCTGATG ATGAGGTGGAAGTAGATCATGGTCCTGTAAAACGTCAGAAAGTACTGGAGCGTTGCAAGTTCTGGCCTGTCTGTAAAAGTGGAGATGATTGCTCATACCATCACCCAAAAACATTATGCAA GACGTTTCCCAATTGTAAGTTTGGagagcagtgtttgtttattcatcCAAACTGTAAATATGATGCTAAGTGCACCAAGCAGGACTGTCCATTCACTCACACTGGACGAAGAGGTCCAGCACCACCAGTTAAAGCACCAG CACCGTCAGTATCTGGCAATGTATGTCATTTCTTTCCAGAGTGTAAGAGTATGGACTGCCAGTTTTATCACCCTAAA ccTTGCAGATTTACCACTCAATGTAAGAGACCTGACTGCAATTTCTATCATCCAACGGTTTCATTACCTCCACGACATGCTCTTAAATGGACAAGAGCCCAAAACAG TTAA